The following coding sequences lie in one Mucilaginibacter sp. KACC 22773 genomic window:
- the creD gene encoding cell envelope integrity protein CreD — translation MDWLKESVTVKLLFIGVLIIVLLIPSSLINNLISERAQRQDEMINDVSDKWSGGQLVAGPVLVIPYRKHIQKTDTANKVTRQDAMENLYILPDNLNIKAGLNTQILHRGIFDVAVYNSLVKVSGNFSKASLAGLSLTADQLVLDKARLIFSITDLKGLKNNPVIKAAGQTLTAEPVFNSTLLPGDGLQAAIDLSGTKDGEFTFDYNLDMKGSQELSFLHLGKTTDVQAGGSWASPSFDGRYLPDERTVDSGGFKSHWKILYYNRPFPQQWVDDNGLLNNEKKQADATFGIKLRLPVDQYQKTTRTSKYAILIVLLTFISLFLTEVIRKQSIHIFNYVLIAAAMIIYYLLLLSFSEQIGFNFAYLVASVATIGLIATFIASILKNRMAAVLFAFILSVFYTFIFVIIQLEDLALMVGSIALFIIVGVLMYFSRKINWDKQETIKADAAHS, via the coding sequence TGCTGATTATAGTATTGCTCATCCCCTCATCGCTGATTAATAACCTGATAAGCGAGCGCGCGCAGCGGCAGGACGAGATGATAAATGATGTATCAGACAAATGGTCGGGAGGGCAGTTGGTAGCGGGGCCGGTATTGGTGATTCCTTACAGAAAACATATCCAGAAAACAGATACAGCCAACAAAGTAACCAGGCAGGACGCTATGGAAAACCTTTATATCCTGCCCGATAATTTAAATATTAAGGCAGGCCTTAATACACAGATATTGCATAGGGGTATTTTTGATGTAGCGGTTTACAACTCGCTGGTTAAAGTATCCGGAAACTTTTCAAAGGCCAGCCTTGCCGGTCTTTCTTTAACCGCCGATCAGCTTGTATTGGATAAGGCGCGCCTGATTTTTAGTATTACCGATTTAAAAGGTTTAAAAAACAATCCGGTGATAAAAGCAGCCGGCCAAACCTTAACTGCCGAGCCTGTATTTAATAGCACATTGTTACCGGGCGATGGACTACAGGCGGCCATCGATTTATCAGGAACAAAGGATGGCGAATTTACCTTTGATTATAACCTGGATATGAAGGGCAGCCAGGAACTTAGCTTTTTACACCTGGGCAAAACTACTGATGTACAAGCCGGCGGCAGTTGGGCCAGCCCAAGTTTTGACGGCCGTTATTTGCCAGACGAACGCACGGTAGATAGCGGTGGTTTTAAATCGCACTGGAAAATATTGTATTATAACCGGCCCTTCCCGCAGCAATGGGTTGACGATAACGGCTTGCTAAACAACGAGAAAAAGCAAGCCGACGCTACGTTTGGAATTAAACTTCGTTTACCGGTTGATCAGTATCAAAAAACAACGCGCACCAGCAAGTATGCCATTTTAATTGTGCTGCTTACTTTTATCTCCCTGTTTTTAACCGAGGTTATCCGCAAGCAAAGCATCCACATTTTCAATTATGTTCTGATAGCCGCTGCCATGATCATTTACTACCTGCTATTGCTATCCTTCTCTGAACAAATTGGTTTTAACTTTGCTTACCTTGTGGCCTCCGTTGCAACCATTGGCCTCATAGCAACCTTCATAGCCTCCATATTAAAAAACAGGATGGCGGCGGTGTTATTTGCTTTTATCCTATCGGTATTTTACACATTTATTTTCGTGATCATCCAACTGGAAGACCTGGCGTTGATGGTAGGGAGTATAGCCCTGTTCATTATTGTAGGTGTGCTGATGTATTTCTCGCGGAAGATTAACTGGGATAAGCAGGAAACAATAAAAGCGGATGCGGCCCATAGCTAA
- the rlmD gene encoding 23S rRNA (uracil(1939)-C(5))-methyltransferase RlmD, which translates to MNKVAKQKFFEDVRIIDIAEEGKGVGKTDDFVLFVDKAIPGDVVDVQVYKSKKNFGEGKIFNLKQASEYRTTPFCEHFGTCGGCKWQHMTYEAQLKFKQKSVADALGRIAKIDVDGIMDIIPSPADRYYRNKLEYTFSDKRWLYDGENKEDEALNMNALGFHIPGRFDKILDVKHCYLQAEPSNDLRNSIRDFVIEQGYSFYNLRNHEGALRNLIVRTSSTGEIMVIVVFAYVEQEDIDKLMNFIDAGFPEITSLLYIINQKKNDTIFDQDVIAFKGPEYIHEEMNGIKFRIGPKSFYQTNSIQALRLYEITRDFAGFSGNELVYDLYTGAGTIANFIAGSVKEVVGVEYVPTAIEDAKVNSAINDITNTKFYAGDMKDVLVADFVAEHGKPDVIITDPPRAGMHPDVVARLMEIEAPKIVYVSCNAATQARDLLVLKEKYDTVKIQPVDMFPHTQHVENVVLLVLKSS; encoded by the coding sequence ATGAATAAAGTTGCAAAACAGAAGTTTTTTGAAGACGTTCGGATAATAGATATTGCCGAAGAAGGAAAAGGCGTGGGCAAAACCGACGACTTTGTGCTTTTTGTTGATAAAGCCATACCCGGCGATGTTGTAGATGTACAGGTTTACAAAAGCAAAAAGAATTTTGGCGAAGGCAAAATTTTTAACCTGAAACAAGCATCGGAATACCGTACCACACCATTCTGTGAGCACTTTGGTACCTGCGGCGGCTGCAAATGGCAGCACATGACCTATGAGGCGCAGCTTAAATTCAAACAAAAATCTGTTGCCGATGCCCTTGGCCGGATAGCCAAAATTGACGTAGATGGCATCATGGACATCATCCCATCACCGGCCGACCGTTACTACCGCAACAAGCTGGAATATACCTTTAGCGATAAACGCTGGTTATATGATGGCGAGAACAAAGAAGATGAAGCGCTGAACATGAACGCCCTTGGCTTTCATATCCCCGGCCGCTTTGATAAAATTTTGGATGTAAAGCACTGCTACCTGCAGGCCGAACCCTCAAATGATCTGCGAAATAGTATCCGCGATTTTGTGATTGAGCAGGGGTATTCATTTTATAACCTGCGTAACCACGAAGGAGCATTACGAAACCTGATTGTGCGTACATCGTCAACCGGCGAGATCATGGTTATAGTAGTGTTTGCCTATGTTGAGCAGGAGGATATTGATAAGCTGATGAACTTTATTGATGCCGGTTTCCCCGAAATAACGTCATTGTTATATATCATCAACCAAAAAAAGAACGACACCATTTTTGACCAGGATGTAATAGCCTTTAAAGGCCCAGAATACATTCATGAGGAAATGAACGGCATTAAATTCCGCATCGGCCCAAAATCGTTTTACCAAACTAACAGCATCCAGGCCCTACGCCTTTACGAGATAACCCGCGATTTTGCAGGCTTTAGCGGTAACGAGCTGGTTTATGACTTGTATACCGGCGCCGGTACCATAGCCAATTTTATAGCGGGCAGCGTAAAAGAAGTGGTAGGGGTAGAATATGTGCCCACTGCCATTGAGGATGCCAAAGTAAACTCAGCAATTAATGATATCACCAACACTAAATTTTATGCGGGTGATATGAAGGATGTACTGGTGGCTGATTTTGTGGCCGAACATGGCAAACCTGACGTGATCATCACCGACCCGCCGCGTGCAGGTATGCACCCCGATGTGGTTGCCCGTTTGATGGAAATTGAGGCACCTAAAATTGTTTATGTAAGCTGTAATGCCGCTACCCAGGCCCGCGATTTGCTGGTATTAAAAGAAAAGTACGATACCGTAAAGATACAACCTGTAGATATGTTTCCTCATACCCAGCACGTAGAAAATGTGGTGTTATTGGTGTTAAAAAGTTCATAG
- a CDS encoding phosphoribosyltransferase family protein, which translates to MPEKKLLILNRQQIQQKLDRMAYQILEDNFDEEEILIAGILPRGNHIAGRLKAILDNIAPFSSKLLSIELDKQSSSLQANIDFDVNACSNKVVILVDDVLNSGKTLAYGFGVFLDVPLKKLRTAVLIDRNHKSFPITTDFAGMALSTVIKEHVDVVMDEEGEEDAVYLR; encoded by the coding sequence ATGCCCGAAAAGAAACTCCTGATATTAAACCGGCAGCAGATACAGCAAAAGCTGGACCGTATGGCTTACCAGATACTGGAAGATAATTTTGACGAGGAAGAGATACTGATAGCCGGCATACTGCCCCGTGGCAACCACATAGCCGGGCGCCTGAAAGCCATTTTGGATAACATCGCTCCATTTAGCAGCAAACTATTATCTATTGAATTGGATAAGCAAAGCAGCAGCCTGCAGGCTAATATCGATTTTGACGTAAATGCCTGTAGCAACAAAGTAGTGATACTGGTTGATGATGTATTAAACAGCGGCAAAACCCTTGCTTATGGCTTCGGGGTTTTCCTTGATGTACCCTTGAAAAAACTACGCACGGCTGTTTTAATAGATCGTAACCACAAAAGCTTCCCGATAACTACTGATTTTGCCGGCATGGCTTTGTCAACTGTTATAAAAGAACATGTAGATGTTGTGATGGACGAAGAGGGTGAAGAGGACGCGGTTTATTTGAGATAG
- a CDS encoding CapA family protein, translating into MKGLFFYTKPYLLPVVTCLVILLQACQTPPPKHVVVKQQKAAVPKRTPPKTQPIVPDSLCIAAMGDIMLGTSYPNNATLPPDSAINSFNAVKPDLKGANVIFGNLEGSLLDSGDPAHYKLHQKSKAFLFRMPTKYASVLKSAGFNVLSLANNHIGDFDIKGRNSTTQTLDSLGIHYAGLLIKPSTVFEVNGIKYGFCSFAPNANTVPILDLKGAASIISELKQRCDVVIVSFHGGGEGVDYEHVPRKMESYINEKRGDVYAFAHNAIDAGADLIFGNGPHVNRAMELYKNRLIAYSLGNFCTYRSVSVAGVCGFAPLLKVYVNKKGEFLKGNIISFRQTHDGGLKRDTLNSAATRIRILSDSDFAGGGLHISDRGEVVVPQEELSSN; encoded by the coding sequence ATGAAGGGACTTTTTTTTTATACCAAACCTTACCTGCTGCCTGTTGTAACGTGCCTGGTTATACTTTTGCAGGCTTGCCAAACACCGCCGCCAAAACACGTTGTGGTAAAACAACAAAAGGCTGCAGTTCCCAAACGGACACCTCCAAAAACCCAACCCATTGTACCCGATTCGCTTTGCATTGCCGCCATGGGCGATATTATGCTGGGCACTTCCTATCCTAATAATGCTACCCTGCCGCCAGATAGCGCCATAAACAGTTTTAATGCAGTAAAGCCCGATCTGAAAGGTGCAAACGTGATATTCGGTAACCTTGAAGGATCTCTGTTAGATTCCGGCGATCCGGCGCATTACAAATTGCATCAAAAAAGCAAAGCCTTCCTGTTCAGGATGCCTACAAAATATGCTTCAGTTTTAAAGAGTGCCGGATTTAACGTGCTTAGCCTTGCCAATAACCATATCGGCGATTTTGATATTAAAGGTCGCAACAGCACCACACAAACATTGGATAGCCTCGGTATTCATTATGCAGGGCTGCTGATAAAGCCATCAACCGTTTTTGAAGTAAATGGCATCAAATATGGCTTTTGCTCATTTGCACCCAACGCCAACACAGTTCCTATACTTGATTTGAAGGGCGCTGCCAGCATCATCAGCGAATTAAAGCAACGATGTGATGTGGTGATTGTATCTTTTCATGGTGGCGGCGAGGGTGTTGATTATGAGCATGTGCCCCGTAAAATGGAAAGCTATATTAATGAAAAGCGTGGCGATGTATATGCCTTTGCCCATAATGCTATTGATGCCGGCGCCGACCTCATTTTTGGGAACGGCCCGCATGTTAACCGCGCCATGGAGTTGTATAAAAACAGGCTTATCGCTTACAGCCTGGGCAATTTTTGCACTTACCGCAGCGTGAGCGTTGCCGGTGTTTGCGGCTTTGCTCCGCTATTGAAAGTATACGTTAATAAAAAGGGCGAGTTTTTAAAAGGTAATATCATTTCATTCAGGCAGACGCATGACGGCGGCCTTAAACGCGATACCCTAAATAGCGCAGCCACCAGGATCAGGATATTGAGCGACAGCGACTTTGCAGGGGGAGGTCTCCATATTTCAGATCGCGGCGAGGTTGTAGTGCCCCAGGAAGAACTGAGCAGCAACTAA